The Lolium perenne isolate Kyuss_39 chromosome 6, Kyuss_2.0, whole genome shotgun sequence genome segment catgattggccagaatttgtgaagcaaaagaaatcggagcagttccttgaaatatcgaaaaaaataaggataatgcggccaagaaggagtacaatcatattatggggcccaggagggtatcgcttttggctgcctaggtgggagaagatggagaacgagctgagggcgcgaggaatccgtccaggtacggagggatgggacccaagggccaaaagctggtggtacgggcatgggggatcgctgaacccggagacaggggagtgtgtttaccagggcaaaataattaaacccacccaaaagcttattgaggaaatgagggatgctcaagaggggaggatcaagttcaacagagagaacgacgccctgacaaaagccctcgggaatcctgaacacggaggacgtgtacgaggcatggggcacattccgtggaaagtagggttcccccagaacgatgacccgtacggttacagaagccgtaagagaaagatggatcgggaagcagatgttgtggcgcggttggcatcggaaatggatgtcatgaagaaaaccgtgagtgtactagtagccgaaagagatgcagctcgggcgcaacatgaagatcatccattggatctcggaagccagcagcggagaagcagcgtggcttccacggaggccccaccgactggtgcaccgacgatcgaaattactgcaccggagcctctggtggtcgaaattactgcaccggagcctcctcgctaccccgtggacgatataaaggagatgaaagcatgtcatctgtattatcctatcgggaacatgtccatgaaggtagccatcggcactgctttaccacctggagcactccaccacaacaaccccattcaagatggctatgctcgtgtcacggtggaggacatagtccaagggtttgaggacctggacattgacattgctacacctgaaggggcgacaagacttggagatgtcaagcgccagttcattctatggtagaagaagtttatcaagtttccaggcgaggcgccaacaagtccacccctctacggtggtggtggtggcggcggtggcggtggtggtggtggtgcttcacctacacctccttcacgtcagctgacgccgccccccaattcacctccggcgggtaagcagccgccgccccctagtccgcccggCGGGTGCGTACgccgccccaatccacctccggcgaagaagcagaagcagcagtcctggattattaacccggacccttacgtacctaagaaaacaaaggtaccggagccatcactgaagcctctccccacgaggccttgggaacgtagtgccgaggaagtcgaggcggccgcgactgctgatttagagaaatggaaggcgggctgcaagaagaaaagagagcccgaccccaagccagtattttctgatgagcaaaagaagtgggctaagtcatttttgaacacaccgtcccaagccgcaaaGAATcttcctgacgactatgcacgtgaactaaagaatcaggcacgcatattcaaggagaagaaagaggaggccgataaagcggaattacaaagtgcacaaagcgggaaatgagttgttgcccagctcggggaacaaagtaaacaatcgattgccccgcttatagtgacagccgccggtccggatgcccccgaaatcatagaagctgcggcagcacagggattgactgtaacgagtgccagagaacaagcggccaacttaggtattactcttcgtgaactgttaggccttgatgaggcgccagtgaaggaggtagtacttacatatgtgaagaatgggcctctcgtcgagcctgcgcaagaagaggatctacctccacaaatgaaaggtccgctgaactggtacaagggttacataaaacataaaaacgccaaagattatatttttgctgaagttggatatgagcatcacttcaaacaatactctatacaaattcatctgagtgaattgttccagcttttcaatctgcgcgagctcgacaaatctatcatcagttgctacgttctgtaagtgatttatttctaccccatctcgttcatattgcctgcactatatatatatatatatatgtcctaactatattgttgtgtccgctattatacatgcagattgaagattaaggaatgcagagtaaggagcatccatgatgttgggttcattgacccacacatcattaatggatatacgttaaagcatcaccccgccgacgtgaagaaagacctgtggcggtttcttgaaaagcaggaactcaaaagtgatattctattttcttaccattttgggtgagtgtttatgtcttgagcacattctcttttgtttactccatgcatggtatgtggccggctaatcgatgagttatgcatgacgtactgtgcatgtatcgtgtccgcaggttccactggattctgctagtaattaaagttgacaaatcagaatgtatcgtccacgactctctgaatatggataaggcggagtgggccgacatgagacgaatgattcaaaagtaattgttttcattcatttgcgctctatatcgatcggcctatttcgttcatttcctaattaagcttcaagtaattaactaataactctcttgttcatttaattttctttgcctcgtagggtttggagacggttcgcagatacaaaggtcggtgaattcaaaaaagagctaaatttcatgcggtcaaaggctaagaatggtggcgatatgcagccaccgggaaccaatccgtgtggatactatgtctgtgagatgatccggagatacacctctgagcgcgttccgagtgatctcaatgctcagagaaataacctccggatgatgcttagtccagaagctcgcttccgaccacttcaagaggaactagctggatggttcaggagggaagtcctcgatcctaaaggagaacaccattgcgaggacgtagaactatacatgcattaaattatgtatggaaacttgttcaaacttgtatatggtcatccgatgatattgaatatatattgtatattcctcttgaattctttttggttctaatttcaaatttgtttgaaattgtacattcatatgcatgtatatatgtagtaccgtagaatatgtgaaactccttcaaaattacaataaagcacaaaagaaataaaacaatatacaaattaaacagaaaatatgtttaggggggggcaggtttagggggggcctaaaaccctaaacctgcggcggcctttagtcgcggttggccagaagaaccgcgactaaaggtcctccgccccgacggtcgcctggcgcccacgtggacgggcctttagtcgcggttcgtaagcaaccgcgactaaagggggggcctttagtcacgctcatttggtcgcggttgcgcaaccgcgactaatggcagttgcgaaccgcgaccaaaggccctttttccaccagtgttagTTGACGTCAGTGAACTTAGAAGTGAAACATGTTCCGCTTGAAAGGTGGATTTCTCCACTTTTAATTTAGGCATCAATAGGCCATGCTTCTTCGAAAAAATCCCCCATTACTGAGAGTGTAGCATCAAAATTGCTTGAAATTGAACACCTACCAAAAGTACAGCTAGCCACTTGACTCATTCATGCATTGGCATATTAAATAAGATAAATATTGAACTGTATCATCTTGTTGGCATCCTAGCCTGATCCAAATAACTAAGAGAACACAAATATTTTGTTGTTTGTACCCTAACGTACTTGATCACATTCATTCAACCGTACCTTACCCTGTGAATTCATCAATGAAAAATACAATATTGTACTGTATGTCTTCTTCCAGGCTCCACTCTGTCATCAACATGGCCGCTGATGCACAAAGCTTGGTAATTTCTACACGCCCCTTCTTCTTGGGAAATAAGGCCTCTGTTTTATACATGCATAGATTCGTGTCATTTTCTTGACTTGCTagattaaatttccaccatggcACCATGAGTTTCATGGAGTATATCTTTCGTTTGCACAGACCTCATTAAATAACCGTTAAGTTTCTATATATGGCAATTGGATATTTTTCCTCCCCACAAAAAGGTATGTTCTTATATAAAAAAACAACGATGTTTCAAATGCGGAATACATATTTTGTGTAGTAGGGAGTATACAAAAAGTTTGTTGTTAGTACCTAGTGCCATCCGTACCTTGCCACATTTATCCCTCTGTACCTTACCCTTCGTACTAATCCATGAAGAATACAATATCTTTTTTCGATCGCACCTTGCATCTTCTTTTGTCCATCCTATCATCGATGTCACCGCTGATGcacaagctcggtaaatttgaaacattgacatgtttttttatttttagaaAACTCCGCCGATATATTCATAAATTTTAAGAGCAATACAAGAAATCTCAAGAGTAATAAAATTACAAATAAATCCTTgaaccacctagcgacgactataAACACTCGAATGAGCCTAAGGCGCGCCGCTGTCCTCTCCCCTCGCCCTCATTAGAGCCGGGAAAAACTTGTCATAGTAGAGTTTGTTGTAGTAGACATACGAGAACTCGTCGTACTAAGCCCAAATGACAAGTGTAGGAGAGTAGCAACCATCGCCGATAAAGAGAAGTGTAGATTGGAAGAAACAGTGTCCAAATCTAGCTATTTTGATAGATGGATTTGTGTATTTTAAGTACGACCTCCATTCTAGAATAAGTGTAATAACTTTATCTAGCTACAAATGTTTATAGACCTATTTTAGTGTGTGGATAAATTTGCATTTAGAAAAAGATTTATTTTGAACCGGAGTGAGTAACTTATGCACGAGCCATGCCCATGCTTCTTCGGAAAATCCGGATTACACTGAAACAACATAACTGTTTAAGGAAACATCAAGCAAATTACTACAGCTATCCAGTTAGAAACCTGGATGGATTATGCATTGTTATATACATATTCTCTCAATAGTATATTAACTCTTGACAGTGGGAAAGGGTGCCGTGCGTGTATACATGACCCACAGAAGTACAAGAGCAGATATCGATTACGACCTGGAAAGATACCTAAGGATCACTTGGATCTATTTCTTTAGAAAGATCATTAAGAAAAGAGAGGAGGAAGTGGCGTGCTACACCTAaccccactactaggaaaacagttatcagtggcgcacctattttagacatcagtggcgcactagtggtgcgccactaatatcacgccactgctaacttttagtagtggcgcactagtggtgcgccactactatgtgACATACCAATGGCGCAgtaggtggtgcgccactactacttgctAACAGTAGCGCACTGGATTACTTCACCGTGCGCCACCGGTACGATTGTTTCATTAAAAAATATAGGCTGGCCACCACGTCCAATGAGCTGCGGGTTGATTTCAAATATATACAGGGGTCTGTGTGCAAAACATGATATCCATATCTAATCCATATATCACATATTACAGGGGCCTGGACGCAAAAACGTCATTACAACTCTAATCTAATGTCCAAAATTACAGGGGCCTGgacgcaaaaagttagatccagatccagatccagatcggATCGGATCGAATCGACTACGCCGGCGGTGGTGCTCGGTGGCGTTGAACGCGAGGTGCTTGGCTGCGTGTTGGGCCGGATCCCGACCTGCAGCATCTCCTGGCGCGTGTTGGAGGCGGTCGGAATTCTCCACGCCGGCGGTGGTGCTCGGTGGCGTTGAGGAGGCACCTTCCTGGAGCGCATCACGGCAACGACCGATTTGGGGGACTTGGGCTCCGCTGCCGCGGGCGCGGGCACACATCCAGTTTAGCCACCAGATGAGCCCACGCAATGCCCTGCCTGTCCCGGCCCCTCCGGGCAGCGGCAGCGGATTCTTCGGGAAAAATTGCCACTCCATGGTGTCATACGAGAATGCTGCGGCGCGCTCCTACCGCCCGCGCTCGTGGATGACGCAGACCACGCGGGACGGCGCCGGCCCATCTTCGGAGGGGAGGGTGTAGAACTGAAGGTCGGTGTGGTGGAGGTACAGATCCAGGGCGTGCGTCAGAGGGCTGTACGCGGCGCTCCTGCTCACCTTGTGGAGGATGAGGTAGCATCGGCGTCACCGTGGCGGGAGAGGCTGGGACTGGATCTCCCACCCGGCAGCGTCGGCGTCGCCGTGGCGGGAGAGGCGGGTGTTGAAGAAGTCGGCGGCGACGAGGTCCGGGTCGCGGCGTCTCCAGGGGCAGGGACCGGTCGGGGCCAGTTGGAGGCTGGGCTCGAGGAAGAGCGcgaggagaggcggcgcaggcgcGGTCGATTTGCCGCAGGAAGCGACGGTGGAGGGGTTGGGGACTTGGCGGATTTGGACGCGGAGAGAGGAGGCGTCTGGGTGGTGCGGTTGGGGACTTGGCAGTGCGGGCGGAGGGGTTGGGGACTTTGGTGCGACCCAAATTGGAGAGAGGAGGCGTCGGGGTGGTGCGGTGGGTGGGCACGCGTGGAGGCGTGTCCGTGGTGGGGCGCGTGGTGCTGGGTGGGGACTGGGCCGGTGGGTGTGTAGTATAGTGGCGCACCACATGTAAGTGCTCCACTGCTATTTGAGGTAGTAGTGGCGCACATATAGCACATATATGTGGTGCGTCACTGCTAACCCTGAACCTGATTTATAACCTTGCCTCAcatttagcaatggcgcactacttacaggtgcgccactactagttgagatagtagtggcgcacctaatATAGGTGCGTCACTGCTAAGTCTGGGGTGGGGCTGGATTATAAAAAATGTATAGCAATGGCGCATTGTTGTTATGGTGCGCCACTAGTATTTTCATAGCAGTGGAGCACCTGTTTttggtagcagtggcgcaccactagaggggtgcgccactgctagtgaTCTTACGGTTaggcctttttctagtagtgtccATAGTGCCATCCGTACCTCGCGCCACTCATTCGACTGTACCCTTCGCGGTTCGTACTTACCCATCTACAATATCACCATTTCGTCCCTTCTTCCAGCCACTCTACCATGTCATCACCGTCACCGCCAAGGCATGACGTTAATTTCTACGAGCCTTTTCTTCAGCTCCCTTCGAAAGGTTTTGAATGTGAAAATAGTTTCTCGATAGCCGAATGAGTGTCTTGGCGTCTTCCTCATGTGTGTATTAATCTTCACTATAAATTCCGTGAAGTTTTAAGTATATATCTCTTGGTTTACACGAATCTTACAAGAAGATAAGTTAGCTTTCTGCTTTTATTTTTCCAAAACATATCACCCCCTGATGCAACCACGAGCGTCAATTTGAAAATTAAACGCTGATGCAAATTTTTGAAAAAAAGTGTGACTCCCTAACTCTCAGTTAGCTGATATCGTCGAATCTTGGTCGCAACCAATGTTGCAACTCACTAGTAGCACGAATCACAAGCAATCCAACAGTCCAAGTCAGTTACAATCCATGTTGCAACTTGTGACTAGACCGAATAATGAGGCAATGCAACGGACCGAACAATTTTTTTATAAGTCGAGACCTTATTTACTACTAAAAAATTGTTAGTTGCAGATCACGTTGCCCACGTATCACACTTTAATCCTATGGTTTAGAAGTCGACTAAGAGCTAAACTAATTCTCAATCGACTCAGAGTTAGCAAAGCCGGAAAAAAAATGCTACGGTCCAAGTTGCTAGACCCACAACAAAATTTTCCTAGCAACTTTTTCCCCAGGACGCACGGGTGCTAATTTTGATTAGCGAGTGAATTTAAAACAGAAAAATGTTCCACTTAAAAGATGGATTCATTGTAATGGACCCTAAGCTTAGGCATATATGGGCCATGCTTCTTTGAAAAAACCTGGATAACTGAAGGTCTGAAACAGCTATCTGAGACTCCCAGCTAGCTAATTGACTCGTTCATTCCCCAGAAAAAAATAAGATAAATATTGAATTGAATCATCCTAGCACCCTCTGGCCTACTTTGATTCAAACAACTTAGCGAAAATATTGGAGAACACATATGAACACACGTCATTGACTCGATTGTTTTACACTCATGGAAGTAACTGAAACAACGAACTGCCCGAAGAACAGCTTAGCTAGCTAGCTGTTACCTCTGTTTAAATAGCCGGTAATAGCCTTTCCTGCATGATGGGCTAACTGCTATAGACTGGCTAAAGATGCTAAAATCCTTAACTAACCGGCTATAGCCAGGCTATAGCCGAGATATAGAAGTTTTAGGAGGCCGCGGCTATAGCCTATAGCCAGCTATTTAAAGCCTGATACACCTACAGCAATACTAGCTAATTGAGTCGTTCATTccacaacaaaataagataaatcTTGAACCGAATCATTGAACCCAGCCTACATGGATCGACATAACAAAAGAAAATTATTAAAGAACATATATGAACACAAACTATATATTGACCCAGTATAATGTGCGCCGGTTAGCGAATAATAACTTGATGCTAATAATACTATACACATTTGGCTACCCACATGAAGAGGACGCCAAATCGGTCATGTGCGGCGTACGCGTAGCAATCAATGGGTCGGTTTCGAAGCGTATACAGAATTCCACACTTGCTACAAGGCTCCAGCTATGAAGACTCCTCGCCTTGTCCTCAAAACCTGACCAACCTCAGCAGCCACAATATAAGTATATAACTACACATGCTGCACAAGAACCCCAAGCCATCACATGCTTTGATCCCTCCCcattcctcatcctcctcctcctcctcctcctcttaatCCCCTCCCAACGAGCTTCTTGGAGCAGAGCCAAGATCGCCGAGCACTCCCAGCTCTTGCACACAGCACACCCATTCACCCAACCAAGATCGTGTCGCCGTTTCTTGGCACGGAAAGCTTCGATCTTGGTTCATTTCCTCGAGGGGACACTATGTTGACGATGGGGTACTTCTGGGCACCCAAGCTGGGCGGGAGGAAGTCGTCATCGCCGGAGAGGGGCGGCCAGAGCCTACGTTCGGCGCTGCTCGTCGACGGCGAGACGGCGTCGGTGCCCAAGGGGTACTTCGCGGTGTATGTGGGCGCTGAGGCGCGGCGCTTCGTGGTGCCCATGAGCCTCCTCTGCCAGCCGGCGTTCCGGGCGCTCATGGAGCTTGCCGCCGAGGAGTTCGGGTTCGGCCAGGCCGGCGGGCTCCGTATCCCATGCCGCGAGGAAGACTTcgtcgccaccgtcgccgagCTCATGCCCGCTGCCGAGTCCAGGCAGCGCCGCTGGAGCGCGGCCGGGGGCAGGAGGAGCTCCTCGGTGAACTGGTGATCGAGCTAGGCCTAGCTGGTCGCCCGTCCGACGGTCCCGTACGGTGGCAAGGGGAGAAGCATTTTTGTTGCCTTAATTGTTTGGATGAGTGCCATGGCCGCGCGCCGACGAGCCGTCGTGCGATGATCCATCACGTCCATCCAACCGATAGCATATCACCATTGGTATtggttttgttttttcacacatgATGATTTGACTGTGCTGGAGCAGTAGAtagctgttttttttttttttttcattcgcaaaaaaaaaagatagcTGTTTTTTTTTGAACGGAAGCTGTTGTTTTTCGAGTCTGGGACAATTATGTTCTTGTAAGGGCTCTGAGTTCTGACGGATGAATGATGATCTGATTTTTGGGTTCATAAAAAAGATATTACATGCCCAAGCGGGCCTGGCCCGATGGCGGCGTGGTGCTGGTTGTGTTTGTAAGAGGTGTTTTACATGTAGGCATCGTAACCGCTTTGGCCACCGTCGGTGACAGCGGCATGATGGTCTTTCCGCTCGCCGACGTGGTGTTGGTTGTGTTAGTGAGTGGTGCCCTGCACGTAGTTGGATTACCCTGCTCCCGAAGTTGTAGAAGGTGGTGGAGGTGCTCGTGGTTGTAGCCATCCTCCTGGTGATCCACTCGCTGGGCCTTCCGTCGTGGCCGGTGGTCAGCATGCTCCCTTTCGACCTGCACTGCGTACTCACCGCCGATGTGGTGCCCCAAAATCAGTACTATGCAAATTCAAGCGTTTTCGTCAAAATCTGCACAATATCGGTTTTAGCAGAAGCTTGGTGGTTCCTTTGTGGCGCCACAAAACCGGTACTATGCGGATTTAAATGTTTCCTCCAAAATCCGCACAACATCGATTTTAGGAGACACACCACCAAGTGGCTCGTACACTTCAAAAAATATACGTGATGCGCGAGGAATCAATCACAAGTACTAATCATTACAACAAGTCATGGCATAGCCCACAAGAGGACTTATATTATAACAACAATAACGACTTCAAGGATTCCAGAATACAAATGTATAAAAtataaagatccaaatcatacatgaAGTCAAATACATCTGAGTACGAACAAGAATACAAATGGGGCTATGAGTTCTGAAGATAACCAAATGACCTAACTTTGCTAGCGTCGTTCTTCATCGAACCTATCTTCATACCTACCCGGTGTTGTCTCAAAGcatcaataagtacgggttcataTTTAACAAAAATTCAAAACGTATATGCTTCGTCGacaagtcgtcctttgtacttataAGGCACGGAGAGAACTTAGAGGATGCAAAGAACGCCAAAGGCTATTTAGTGGGGTTAAGCGACATCGCGCaaacactaaaaacctatagagacactctcaaCTTACAGGACATCACAACACACACTCTAATTCATCAcagcaatgtccaggaagccacctaactaagttaaccccgAGATAAAGTCCACCATAATCTTCGAGACGGACCTAACTATTTGAGTCCACAACTAAATCAGTTCCTAGGAGATGCACACTGGATCAAAACTCACACTGGGGAGCTAACCATGGATCTCACTCTTTCAGATACCACTAAACACTGGATTAGACGCATATTTTGACAGCCCAGTCACAAAAGATCACTGTGCGGTACATTTGAATCGGGCCATTGAAGATGCTCTCAAAAT includes the following:
- the LOC127309739 gene encoding auxin-induced protein 15A-like gives rise to the protein MLTMGYFWAPKLGGRKSSSPERGGQSLRSALLVDGETASVPKGYFAVYVGAEARRFVVPMSLLCQPAFRALMELAAEEFGFGQAGGLRIPCREEDFVATVAELMPAAESRQRRWSAAGGRRSSSVNW